The window CGTTCATCAGCAGCACGGCGAAGGCCACGCCTTCGGGGTAGCCGCCCCAGGTGCGGATGACATAGGTGAGTAAGCCGCAGCCGGCGCCGAAGATCAGTTGGCCGGCCCGGGTGTTCGGCGAGGTGACGGTATCGGTGGCGATGAAGAATGCGCCGAGCATGGCCCCGCCCGAGAGCAGATGGGTGGCGGCGTCGAGATGGCGCAATGGATCGATGGCATGGGCGATGAAAGCGGGGATGGCGATGCCGGCGAGCATGGCGACGGGGATATGCCATGTGATGATGCCCAGGAACAGCAGCGCCAGGCCGCCGCCCGCGATCAGCATCGAGGCGGTTTCGCCGAGGCTGCCCGGACGGGCGCCGGTCAGCGAGTTTCCCGGAGCCGTGGCGGTCGCAAGCGAATGCAGCAGGTCGACGCCGCGGGAGAGTTCGGTCTTGGCAAAACCCAGCAACGAGGCGCTTGACACCGCATCGAGGTCGGGCACGCCGTTGAGGAGAATGCGCAAGCCGTCGCTGAAGCCGGGCGCCGTGGCGGCGGTGATGGGCAGCGGCGCGATCCAGACGGTCATCTGCACCGGGAAGGAGATCAGCAGGAAGACCCTGGCCACCATGGCCGGGTTGAATAGGTTTTGCCCGAGTCCGCCGAACACCTGCTTGGCGATCACGGTGGCGAAGAGTCCGCCCAGGAGGCCAATCCACCATGGCGCCCAGGGCGGCAGCGAGATCGCCAGCAGCCAGCCGGTGAGCAGCGCCGAACCGTCCAGCAGTTCCGGCATTGCGCGGCGCCCGGCCAGCCGCAGGCAGACGCCTTCGCCCAGCAGGGCGGCGAGCACGGTGACGAGCCAGAGGTCGATGGCCGGCCAGCCGTAGAGCCAGAAACCGTAAAGCGTGGCGGGAACCAGCGTCGCGACGACGGTGAGCATGATGCGCGGGACGCTGTTGCCCGCGATGGCGTGCGGCGCCGTGGGCGGTGCGGCGGTGGGCGGGGTCATGCGGCGGCTTTCTGGGCCGCGCGCTCGGCCTTGCGACGCGCGGCGGCGGCGGCCTTCTCCCTCGCTTCGCGCTCCTGCCGTTCGATGCGGGCGGCGGCAAGGCGCCTGGTCGCGTCCATTTTGAGCCGGGCCCTTTCCCGCGCCCGGAGTTCGCCCTTGGCATGGGTGAAGTACTGCACCAGCGGGATGCGGGAAGGGCAGATGTAGGCGCAGCAGCCGCAGGAGATGCAATCGCCAAGACCGATCGCCTCGGCGCCGGAAAGGTCGTCGACGCGCACGCGGGCGACCATTTCCAGCGGCAGGAGGCCGATGGGGCAGGCGCGGATGCAGTTGCCGCATCGGACGCAGGGGCTGGCGTCGGGCGTGGCGATTTCACCCTCGGCCAGCGCCAGGATGCCGGCCGTGCCCTTGACGATGGGTACCCGGGAATGGGGCAGCACGGCCCCCATCATCGGCCCGCCCATCAGCAGGCGGGCCGGCTCGCTCTTGAGGCCGGCGAAGGCCAGCAGGTCGGACGCCAGCGTGCCGACCGGCGCGAGGATGTTGCCCGGCTGCCAGACCGCGCCGCCGTTCATGGTGACGATGCGGCGGATCAGCGGCTCGCCCAGACGAATGGCGCGATGCACGGCGTTGGCGGTGCTCACGTTATTCACGATCACGCCGACGTCGGCGGCGCGGCAGTCGGCGGGCACTTCCTTGCCGGTCAGCGTCTCGATCAACTGCCGGTCCGATCCCATCGGGTAGCGCGATGGCACGGGCCGCACCCTGATTTCGGAAAATGGCGCGGCGGCCTTTCTCATGGCGGCGATGGATTCCGGCTTGTTGTCCTCGATGCCGACCAGCGCCTCACGCGCGCCGATGGCGTGCATCATCAGGCGCACGCCGTCGATGACGCCGGCGGCGAAGTCCCGCATGACGCGGTCGTCGCAGGAGAGATAGGGCTCGCATTCGCCGCCGTTGACGATCAGCGTGGCGACGGCGGTGCGCTTGCCAAGGGCAAGCTTTACCGAGGACGGGAAGGTGGCGCCGCCCAGGCCCACCACGCCGGCCGCGGCGACGCGCTCGGTGATTTCTTCGGGTGAAAGCGCGAAGGGATCGGCGGGCACGTCGGCATCGGCGGCCTTGTCCGCACCGTCGGATTCGAGGGTGATGGCATGGAAGGGCAGGCCCGACGGATGCGGCGCGGTGATCTCGCCGATGGCGGCGACGATGCCCGAGGTCGGCGCGTGGATGGGCGCGGAGACTTTGCCACGAGGTTCGGCGATCAACTGGCCTTTCAGCACCTTCTGCCCGACCAGCACGATGGGCCGCGCCGGCTGGCCGGCGTGCTGCAAGAGCGGCACGTAAAGACGTGGCGGCATCGGCAGCGTGCGCAGGGGCGCGTCGGCGGCCGGCCGTTTTCGGTCGTCCGGATGCACCCCCCATTTCGGCGGGGCGGATCGGTGCAGGATTCTTTCAATCAGTCCCATCGTCGCGTGCCTCATGCCATCGCTGGCTTCGGCCAGACCCAGTGTTGCAGCGCCACCGGCACCGGCTTCAGGGTCACGGCTTCTGTCGGGCAGCGATCGACGCAGTTGCCGCAACCGGTGCAGGCTTCACGGATCACGTTGTGGATCTGCCTGGCGGCGCCGACGATGGCGTCGGTCGGACAGACCTTGATGCAGCGGCAGCAGCCGATGCAGATTTCCTCCCTTACCTCCGCAAGCCTGGGGCCTTCGTCGACCACGGAAGCCAGGTCCAGCGCGACGCCGATCCTGGCGGCCAGCGCCGCGGCCAGCGCCTTGCCGCCGGGCGGACAGCAGGTGACGGCGGCCTCGCGCGCGGCGATGGCGCGGGCGGCGCCGGCGCAGCCGGGCAGGCCGCACTGGCCGCAGTTCGAGCCCGGCATCAGCGCCTCGATTTCGCCGATCAGCGGGTCGGTTTCGACGGCGAACTTGCGCGCGGCGATGCCCAGGGCCAGGCCGAGCGCGGCGCCGAGGAGGGTGAGGCTGGCAATGGCCGCGATCATTTGAAGTTCAATCCGGAAAATCCCATGAAGGCGAGCGACATCAGGCTGGCCAGCACGAAGGCGATGGGAGCGCCGTTGAATGCGGCCGGCACCGCTGCCCGCGCCAGCCGTTCGCGCATGCCGGCGAACATCACCATCGCCAGCGTGAATCCGATAGCGGAGCCGAAGTCGTAGACCATCGTGGTGACGAAATTGTGTTTTTCCTGCACGTTGATCAGCGGCAGGCCCAGCACGGCGCAGTTGGTGGCGATCAGCGGCAGGTAGATGCCGAGCATCCGGTGGAGGTCGGGCGCCATCTTGCGAATCGCGAGCTCGACGAACTGCACGGTCGCGGCGATGACCAGGACGAAGGTCATGATGCGCAGGAAGCCAAGCCCCAGCGGCGCCAGCAGCCAGTGTTCGAGGATCCAGCTCATGGCGGCGGCCAGAACGATGACGAAGCTGGTGGCCAGGCCCATGCCCAGCGCGCCGTCCAGGCGCCTGGACACGCCCATGAAAGGACACAGGCCGAGAAATTTCACCAGCACCACGTTATTCACGAGCGCGGTGGTCACCAGCAGGATCAGGAATTCGCCCATCATGCCGTTCCGACAGCAGGGTTCATGCCAGGCTGAAAATTGCCCCCGTGACCGGCAAGCCCGCACCGGAATGGGGGTTCCGGGCGCATCGCATGCACTTCGACGGCGCAGCAATGATTGTCGCAACTCCGACAATCGGGGGGAATCGCAACAGAAAGGCCGCGGATCGGCGGTCGTGAGCCCATGGCACGGAATCTGCGTAGTGCCTGCTCATGGAAACCAAACTCTCCGAAGCGATGCTGTTGGCCGGGCTGGCCGAGGAATCGCGCGTGGACGATCTGAGGGAAGCGCTCTCGGCGGCCGTCTTCCAGATGGAAGGCCCGGTCAATGTGATGGCCTCGGTGCTGGCCACCATGGAACGGCGCGGATGCTGCCATGGCGCCGGCTTCGCCATTGGCGAAGCCCTGGCCGCCGCCCGTGCCGCGGTGGCCACGCTTCGCGGCGCCATACCGGAACACCGGTGGGAAGCGCCGACGGCGGTCAATCTCAACGATATCCTGCGGGACGTGCTGCAACTGTCCACGTCGCGCCTTCTGGCCACCGGCATCACGGTCACCTGCCAGCCCCAGCCGGTGCTGCACTCCGTGGCCGGCTACCCCAACCGCCTGCGGGCCATGGTCAAGGCATTGGTGGACAACGCCATCGAGGCCATGGACGGCCGCGGATGGAAAACGCGGGAGCTGTTTCTCGCCACCGCCGCGGAGGATGGCCGCATCGAGCTGGTGATCGAGGACAGCGGGCCGGGCATTCCGCCCGCCCTGCGCCTGAAGGTTTTCGAGCCCTTCTATTCCACCCGCAAGGACGGCGGGCATCTCGGCACCGGCCTGGCCACCGCCCGCCAGATCGCCCTGGACCACGGCGGCGGCATCGATCTCGAACCGCGCGAGGCGGGCGGTTGCCGTGTGCGAGTGACGCTGCCCCTGCGCAACACCGTCGGGGATGGCGAATCATGATTATCGGCCGCTCACCGGCGATGCGGCGCGTTCTCGAACAAGTCCGCATGGTCTCGAAATGGAATACGACGGTGCTGATCCGTGGCGAGACCGGCACCGGCAAGGAACTCATCGCCAACGCCATCCATTTCGGTTCCCCGCGCGCCCGCGGTCCCTACGTGCGGCTCAACTGCGCATCGCTGCCCGAGAACCTGCTCGAATCCGAGCTCTTCGGCCACGAGAGGGGCGCCTTTACCGGCGCGCAGGCACAGCGCAAGGGCCGCTTCGAGATGGCCGACGGCGGCACGCTGTTCCTCGACGAGATCGGCGAGATCTCGCCGGCCTTCCAGGCCAAGCTGCTGCGCGTCCTTCAGGAAGGCGAGCTTGAGCGCGTCGGCGGCGGCCGCACCCTCAAGGTGGATGTGCGCGTCATCGCGGCGACGCACCGCGACCTTGAGGCGGCGGTGGATGCCGGCAATTTCCGCGAAGACCTCTACTACCGCCTGAACGTCATGCCCATCCTCCTGCCGCCGTTGCGCGAGCGGCCCGAAGACCTGCCCGACCTGGCCCGCCACCTGGCGGAGCGCATCGGCGAAACGCAGGGCCGCAGGCTCATCCTCTCCGAGGCCGCCGTCCGGCGGCTCATGCAATATGGCTGGCCCGGCAACGTGCGCGAACTGGAAAACTGCCTGGAGCGGGCGGCGGTGATGTCCGAATCGGGCGCCATCGACGCCGGCCTGATCCGGATCGACCGCCAGCGCGATACGCCGACGCCCGTCAGCGCCGCCCCGGACATCCCCGGCCCCGACGAGCGCGCCCGCGTCGTCGCCGCGCTGGAGCAGGCCGGCTGGGTCCAGGCCCGCGCCGCACGCCTGCTCGGCATGACCCCGCGCCAGATCGCCTACCGCATCCAGACGCTGAACATCGAGGTCAAGCAGTTCTGAGGCTTTGACCGCCGCGGCGAACGGGCTATAGTTGTTGCTCTTCGGCATCCATTCGGGATATGCGGCCGAAACGGGGGGCGAACGGTGCGATGAACCCGAAGCTTGGAACCATCCTGCACAGCGAGGCGACGGCCTGGAGCGTCCTGGCCGTCTCCATCGTCATAACGGCCATGGCGTGGTTCGTTTCGAACACCTTCCTGGAGCGGGACGCCGAGGAACGGTTCAACGCCGCCGTCCAGCGCGCCCGGCACAACATCTCCGAGCGGATGACGGCCTACCAGGAGATCCTCCGGGCGGGCGCCGGGCTCGTCGACAGCAGCGAGCATGTGACGCGCGGGGAATGGAAGGCCTTCGTCGAGGCGCTCCAGATCGACAGGACCTATCCGGGCATCCAGGGGCTGGGTTACGCCGTCATGGTGCCTCCGGCGCGCAAGGCCGCGCTGGAGGCCTCGGTCCGTGGGGAGGGCTTCCCGGATTTCGCCATCTGGCCGGCGGGACGTCGCGATCCATACAGCGCCATCGTCTATCTGGAACCCTTTGACTGGCGCAACCGGCGGGCCTTCGGCTACGACATGTTCTCGGAGCCGGTGCGCCGGGAGGCCATGGAGCGCGCCCGCGACACGGGCCAGATCGCCATGTCCGCCCGCGTGATCCTCGTTCAGGAGACCGGGCGCGACGTCCAGATGGGAACGCTGCTCTACATGCCCATCTACCGCGGCGGGCAGCGCCCGGCCACGGTGGCGGGCCGGCGCGCCGCGCTGGAGGCTTTCGTATACAGCCCGTTCCGGATCGGGGACCTCATGCGCGGCATCCTGGGGTTGGGCCTTCCGCAGCTCCATTTCGAGCTCTATGACGGCGCACCGGGCGACGATGCCCTGATGTACCGCTTCGAGGCCCTGATGGAGCGGAACAACGGCAGCCTGCCGGCGCGCACGCGGCACCGGCCGCGCTTCACCGCCGACATCCCGATCGACGTGGCCGGCAGGCGGTGGACGGCCCGCTTCACCAGCAGCACCCATTTCGAGGAGGCCGTCTCCAGCGCGCAGCCCGCCCTGATCGCCGCGGGCGGCCTGCTGGCGGACCTGCTCCTGTTCGCGACGCTGTTTTCGGTTTCCCGGAGCCGGCGCATTCTGGCCTGCGAGCGGGAGCGGTTCCACGCGGCCGTCGAGGCCGCGCCGGTGGCGATGCTCATGGTGGATGCCGAAGGCCGCATCGTGCTCGCCAACGAAAACGCGGAGCAGTTGTTCGGCTACGCGCGAGAGGCGTTGATCGGGCGAAAGATCGACATGCTGATACCGGACGACGCGCGGGAACGGCACGCCGCCTTCGTCCGAGGCTTCATGACCGAATGCGGCGCGCGGCGCATGGGGGCGGGGCGGGATATCTTCGGCCGGCGCAAGGACGGCACGAACGTGGCCGTGGAGATCGGCCTGGGCAGCGTGGAGACCGACGCGGGGCGTTTCGTCATCGCGGCCATCACCGACATCACCGAGCGGAAGGCGTTCGAGGCGGAGCGGGCCCGTGCGGAAGAGACGATCCGCGACATGGCTTTTCACGACTCCATGACCCAGTTGCCCAACCGGCGGCTGCTGTCCGACCGCATGCGGCAAGCCATGGCGGCGGCGCGGCGCACCCGGCGGCACGGCGCCCTGCTGTTCATCGACCTGGACAACTTCAAGTCGCTCAACGACAGCCTGGGACACGACATGGGCGACAAGCTGCTGGTGGAGGTGGCGCGGCGCCTGGAGGAATGTGTCCGCTACGGAGACACGGTGGCGCGGCTGGGCGGCGACGAGTTCGTGGTCATGCTGACGGGGCTGTCCGAAGAGGTTGCGGAAGCCACGGCACAGGCACGGCAGGTCGGCAGAAAGATTCTCGACGCGCTCAACGAGCCCTACCGGCTCGATGCGCATGTCCATCGCAGCTCCCCCAGCATCGGCGCCACCCTCTTCATGGACGATCGCGAGGACATGGACGCCATTCTCAAGCGGGCCGACGCGGCCATGTACCAGGTCAAGGCGTCCGGACGGAACGCCCTGCGCTTCTTCGACGCCGACGGGTGATTGTGCGATTGGCGACAATCGCCTCGCGCACCCCAGCGCAATCAATGCGTTAGCCGCTGGCACAGGCGTTGCTCCGGGAGAGTAAACCTCTTGCGGAGAAACGACGTGGCGTTCCAGACGGTCACCCCCATCGCGGTCAAGGGCGGTTGCGGCGCAACCGGGTGCGGCGCATCGGACGGGCGGACGGGCGCGCTGCCCGACCACGTCCGCCGCAAGGTGGAAGACCATCCCTGCTATTCCGAGCGGGCGCACCACCACTTCGCGCGCATGCACCTGGCCGTGGCGCCGGCCTGCAACATCCAGTGCCACTACTGCAACCGCAAGTACGACTGTTCGAACGAATCGCGCCCCGGCGTCGTCTCCGAACTGCTCAAGCCCGGCCAGGCCGCCCGCAAGGCGCTCGCCGTCGCGGCGGCGATCCCGCAGACGAGCGTGGTGGGCATCGCCGGCCCCGGCGACCCCCTGGCCAATCCGGCGCGCACCTTCGCCACCTTCCGCGCCATCGCGGAAAAGGCACCCGACCTCAAGCTGTGCGTCTCCACCAACGGGTTGGCCCTGCCCGACCATGTGGATGAACTCGCGCGGCTCGGCGTGGACCACGTGACCATCACCATCAACTGCATCGACCCGGACGTGGGCGCGAAGATATACCCGTGGATCCTCTGGAAGCGCAAGCGCGTGTTCGGCCGCGAGGCGTCCGAAATCCTGGTCGCGCGGCAGTTGCGGGGGCTGGAGATGCTCGCGGCGCGCGGCATCCTCGCCAAGGTCAATTCGGTGATGATCCCCGGCATCAACGACCGGCACCTCGTCGAGGTGTCGAAGGCGGTCAAGGCGCGCGGCGCATTCCTGCACAACGTGATGCCGCTGATCGCCGACCCCGCGCACGGCACGTACTACGGCCTCGCGGGCCGGCGCGGACCGACGCCCGCCGAACTCAAGGCGCTCCAGGACGAGTGCGAAGGCGACATGGCGATGATGCGCCACTGCCGCCAGTGCCGCGCCGACGCGGTCGGCATGCTCGGCGAGGACCGCGGCGCCGAATTCACCATGGACAGGATCGATGCCATGGAGATCGACCACGCAGCCGCCATGGCGCGCCGCGCCGCGTTCCGCGCGGACGTCGGGCAGCAGGCACGCGCCCCGGCGCCGCAACCCGTCGCGCTGCATCTGCCGGCGCGACGCGATGCAGGCCGGCCGGTGCTGATGGCGGTGGCGACGCGCGGGCAGGGCCTCGTCAACGAGCACTTCGGCCATGCGCGCGAGTTCCTGGTCTACGAGGCGACGGCAGCCGGCGCGCGGCTCGTCGGCGTGCGCAAGACCGAGCTTTTCTGCGGCGGTCAGGAGACCTGCGGCGACGACGAGGACCTGCTCGCGCGCAACCTGCGCGCGCTCGAAGGCTGCGAGGCCGTGCTGTGCGCGCGCATCGGCCTCGAACCCTGGCGCGAGCTGGAGGCCGCCGGCATCCGGCCCGACAGCGCGCATGCGATGGAGCCGATCGAGGAGGCCGTCATGGCCCTCTGGCGCGCGATGCGTCCGATGGAGCAGCGCGAGATCGCGGCGGCGTAAGCCATGATCCTCCGCGCCGAGGCCGCCTGGCTCGGCCTGGCGCTGGGCGACGCGCTGGGCGCCACGGTCGAGTTCATGACGCCGCGCGAGATTCAAGCCCGGCACGGCATCCACCGGGAGCTGCGCGGCGGCGGCTGGCTGCGCCTGCGGCCCGGCCAGGTCACGGACGACACGACCATGAGCCTGGCGCTGGGCGATGCCATCCTCGCCGACGGCGGGCGCGTCGAGCCGCTTTCATGCGCCCGCGCATTCGACGCATGGATGCGCGCCAAGCCCGTCGACATCGGCAACACGGTACGCCGCAACCTGATCCGGTTCCGCCGTACCGGCGAACCCGAGGCGCCGCCCTCGGAGCACGACGCCGGCAACGGCGCGGCGATGCGCGTGCTGCCCGTGGCGCTGGCCACGCTGGGGCGCGGCGAGAACGAAGTGCGCGCCGCCGTGCGCGCCCAGGCGCATGTCACGCACCACAACCCGGACTCCGACGCCGCCTGCGCGTTCCTCGCGCTCGCCGTGCGGGACGCCGTGCGCGGCGCGCGCCTGCCGGAGCTCTACCGACGGCGCATCCGGCCGTTCGTGGAAGCGCATCCGGGATTCGCCTTTCGTTCACGCCGCCGCGAGAATCCGAGCGGCTGGATCGTCGAGACGATGCAGGCCGTGCTCCAGGCCCTGCTCGACACCGGCGGTTTCGAGGAATGCCTGACCGACGTCGTCAACCGCGGCGGCGACTCGGACACCACCGGCGCCATCGCCGGCATGCTCGCCGGCGCGCTCTACGGCCCGGAAGCCCTGCCCCCGCGCTGGCTCAGGACGCTCGACGCGGGGATACGGGAGAATTGCCGCCGGCAGGCGCGGGAGTTGGTGTCAGGCGGGCTGAAGCGTTCAACGTGATAATGACCACCCCCGCATATTCCGGATTGGCGTAACAGAACCCATGGCGCTGAAATCAACCATCTTCAAGATCGAGCTGCAACTGGCGGACCTGGACCGCAACCGCTACCAGACCCATTCCCTGACCCTCGCGCGCCATCCCTCCGAGACCGACGAGCGGATGATGGTGCGGCTGATCGCCTTCGCCCTGCATGCAGATCCCGCCCTGGAATTCGGCAAGGGATTGTCAGCGGACGACGAGCCCGACCTGTGGCGCAAGGACCTGACCGGGACGATCGAGCAGTGGATCGAGATCGGCCTGCCCGACGAAAAGCGGCTGCGCAAGGCCCGCGGCCGGGCCGCCGAAGTCTGCGTCGTGTCGTATGGCGGGCGCGCCGCCGATCTGTGGTGGGAACAGGGCCAGCCTGCGCTACGCAAGCTCGACAAGCTGTCGGTCATCAACCTGCCCGGTGATCAGACGAAATCGCTCGCGAGCCATGCGGTTCGCACCATGTCGATCAACTGCACGATCCAGGAAGGCGATCTCCTCCTGGTCATGGGCGAAGAGACGTTCCACCTCGTTCCCGAGTACCGATTGCGCCCATCGGGGTCGCGTCGGTAATCGAACCGGATGGGCATTGCATCAAAGCGGCAGAAGGAAATGCCGCGCTTCGCTCCGGTACCGCCAGCCCCGACTCCGCCCGCTTGAGCGCGTCCATGATCTGGCTGTCCGTGAATTTCGA is drawn from Candidatus Nitricoxidivorans perseverans and contains these coding sequences:
- a CDS encoding RnfABCDGE type electron transport complex subunit D, with amino-acid sequence MTPPTAAPPTAPHAIAGNSVPRIMLTVVATLVPATLYGFWLYGWPAIDLWLVTVLAALLGEGVCLRLAGRRAMPELLDGSALLTGWLLAISLPPWAPWWIGLLGGLFATVIAKQVFGGLGQNLFNPAMVARVFLLISFPVQMTVWIAPLPITAATAPGFSDGLRILLNGVPDLDAVSSASLLGFAKTELSRGVDLLHSLATATAPGNSLTGARPGSLGETASMLIAGGGLALLFLGIITWHIPVAMLAGIAIPAFIAHAIDPLRHLDAATHLLSGGAMLGAFFIATDTVTSPNTRAGQLIFGAGCGLLTYVIRTWGGYPEGVAFAVLLMNALTPVIDHAIRPRILGRDRRGAPLDPAVERAKS
- the rsxC gene encoding electron transport complex subunit RsxC → MGLIERILHRSAPPKWGVHPDDRKRPAADAPLRTLPMPPRLYVPLLQHAGQPARPIVLVGQKVLKGQLIAEPRGKVSAPIHAPTSGIVAAIGEITAPHPSGLPFHAITLESDGADKAADADVPADPFALSPEEITERVAAAGVVGLGGATFPSSVKLALGKRTAVATLIVNGGECEPYLSCDDRVMRDFAAGVIDGVRLMMHAIGAREALVGIEDNKPESIAAMRKAAAPFSEIRVRPVPSRYPMGSDRQLIETLTGKEVPADCRAADVGVIVNNVSTANAVHRAIRLGEPLIRRIVTMNGGAVWQPGNILAPVGTLASDLLAFAGLKSEPARLLMGGPMMGAVLPHSRVPIVKGTAGILALAEGEIATPDASPCVRCGNCIRACPIGLLPLEMVARVRVDDLSGAEAIGLGDCISCGCCAYICPSRIPLVQYFTHAKGELRARERARLKMDATRRLAAARIERQEREAREKAAAAARRKAERAAQKAAA
- a CDS encoding RnfABCDGE type electron transport complex subunit B — its product is MIAAIASLTLLGAALGLALGIAARKFAVETDPLIGEIEALMPGSNCGQCGLPGCAGAARAIAAREAAVTCCPPGGKALAAALAARIGVALDLASVVDEGPRLAEVREEICIGCCRCIKVCPTDAIVGAARQIHNVIREACTGCGNCVDRCPTEAVTLKPVPVALQHWVWPKPAMA
- the rsxA gene encoding electron transport complex subunit RsxA yields the protein MGEFLILLVTTALVNNVVLVKFLGLCPFMGVSRRLDGALGMGLATSFVIVLAAAMSWILEHWLLAPLGLGFLRIMTFVLVIAATVQFVELAIRKMAPDLHRMLGIYLPLIATNCAVLGLPLINVQEKHNFVTTMVYDFGSAIGFTLAMVMFAGMRERLARAAVPAAFNGAPIAFVLASLMSLAFMGFSGLNFK
- a CDS encoding ATP-binding protein, yielding METKLSEAMLLAGLAEESRVDDLREALSAAVFQMEGPVNVMASVLATMERRGCCHGAGFAIGEALAAARAAVATLRGAIPEHRWEAPTAVNLNDILRDVLQLSTSRLLATGITVTCQPQPVLHSVAGYPNRLRAMVKALVDNAIEAMDGRGWKTRELFLATAAEDGRIELVIEDSGPGIPPALRLKVFEPFYSTRKDGGHLGTGLATARQIALDHGGGIDLEPREAGGCRVRVTLPLRNTVGDGES
- a CDS encoding CHASE domain-containing protein; this encodes MNPKLGTILHSEATAWSVLAVSIVITAMAWFVSNTFLERDAEERFNAAVQRARHNISERMTAYQEILRAGAGLVDSSEHVTRGEWKAFVEALQIDRTYPGIQGLGYAVMVPPARKAALEASVRGEGFPDFAIWPAGRRDPYSAIVYLEPFDWRNRRAFGYDMFSEPVRREAMERARDTGQIAMSARVILVQETGRDVQMGTLLYMPIYRGGQRPATVAGRRAALEAFVYSPFRIGDLMRGILGLGLPQLHFELYDGAPGDDALMYRFEALMERNNGSLPARTRHRPRFTADIPIDVAGRRWTARFTSSTHFEEAVSSAQPALIAAGGLLADLLLFATLFSVSRSRRILACERERFHAAVEAAPVAMLMVDAEGRIVLANENAEQLFGYAREALIGRKIDMLIPDDARERHAAFVRGFMTECGARRMGAGRDIFGRRKDGTNVAVEIGLGSVETDAGRFVIAAITDITERKAFEAERARAEETIRDMAFHDSMTQLPNRRLLSDRMRQAMAAARRTRRHGALLFIDLDNFKSLNDSLGHDMGDKLLVEVARRLEECVRYGDTVARLGGDEFVVMLTGLSEEVAEATAQARQVGRKILDALNEPYRLDAHVHRSSPSIGATLFMDDREDMDAILKRADAAMYQVKASGRNALRFFDADG
- the nifB gene encoding nitrogenase cofactor biosynthesis protein NifB, whose amino-acid sequence is MAFQTVTPIAVKGGCGATGCGASDGRTGALPDHVRRKVEDHPCYSERAHHHFARMHLAVAPACNIQCHYCNRKYDCSNESRPGVVSELLKPGQAARKALAVAAAIPQTSVVGIAGPGDPLANPARTFATFRAIAEKAPDLKLCVSTNGLALPDHVDELARLGVDHVTITINCIDPDVGAKIYPWILWKRKRVFGREASEILVARQLRGLEMLAARGILAKVNSVMIPGINDRHLVEVSKAVKARGAFLHNVMPLIADPAHGTYYGLAGRRGPTPAELKALQDECEGDMAMMRHCRQCRADAVGMLGEDRGAEFTMDRIDAMEIDHAAAMARRAAFRADVGQQARAPAPQPVALHLPARRDAGRPVLMAVATRGQGLVNEHFGHAREFLVYEATAAGARLVGVRKTELFCGGQETCGDDEDLLARNLRALEGCEAVLCARIGLEPWRELEAAGIRPDSAHAMEPIEEAVMALWRAMRPMEQREIAAA
- the draG gene encoding ADP-ribosyl-[dinitrogen reductase] hydrolase: MILRAEAAWLGLALGDALGATVEFMTPREIQARHGIHRELRGGGWLRLRPGQVTDDTTMSLALGDAILADGGRVEPLSCARAFDAWMRAKPVDIGNTVRRNLIRFRRTGEPEAPPSEHDAGNGAAMRVLPVALATLGRGENEVRAAVRAQAHVTHHNPDSDAACAFLALAVRDAVRGARLPELYRRRIRPFVEAHPGFAFRSRRRENPSGWIVETMQAVLQALLDTGGFEECLTDVVNRGGDSDTTGAIAGMLAGALYGPEALPPRWLRTLDAGIRENCRRQARELVSGGLKRST
- a CDS encoding YaeQ family protein translates to MALKSTIFKIELQLADLDRNRYQTHSLTLARHPSETDERMMVRLIAFALHADPALEFGKGLSADDEPDLWRKDLTGTIEQWIEIGLPDEKRLRKARGRAAEVCVVSYGGRAADLWWEQGQPALRKLDKLSVINLPGDQTKSLASHAVRTMSINCTIQEGDLLLVMGEETFHLVPEYRLRPSGSRR